A window of the Juglans microcarpa x Juglans regia isolate MS1-56 chromosome 5D, Jm3101_v1.0, whole genome shotgun sequence genome harbors these coding sequences:
- the LOC121264450 gene encoding L-type lectin-domain containing receptor kinase S.4-like: MQCVHPTNPRNPPFHATPKIQQRPTSPMAALPISRHLTVLTLFIFFLKSLAADEDSHFSFTRFQKDPKNESKITLYGAAKVVDGGSAIQLTDRVSSSAGRVMYKNPIKLFGGESRSFVSFSTYFSFSTTGNGDGLDFFMVPSGFNVSQFGNSSYGLSLGSGKSNFKVVSVKFNTLRDSNDGLLKNHARIGVGSVVSEKLSNASAYNLARSSGKIHAWIDYEASSKRLEVRLGQDGSSRPSSPLLSYRIALSKVWENEEVFVGFSSSTGNSSDACFLHSWSFKIRHVPNWMHSEPLDPKAFAKSTKTLEAEKRRDCLSRVLAAMIFGAACGALAAFTVLYLWTVFGHRRPVVPEEFAMQPIGCEYKKVKVVVDKAIEGGK, encoded by the coding sequence ATGCAATGTGTTCACCCCACAAACCCTAGAAACCCACCATTCCACGCAACACCAAAGATTCAGCAAAGACCCACTTCACCGATGGCCGCACTACCCATTTCCAGGCATCTCACTGTATTAactctcttcattttcttcctcaaatCCTTAGCTGCAGACGAAGATTCTCATTTCTCATTCACACGGTTCCAGAAAGATCCAAAAAACGAATCCAAAATCACTCTGTATGGGGCTGCAAAAGTTGTTGATGGCGGCTCTGCGATTCAACTAACTGATCGGGTGAGTTCGAGTGCTGGACGAGTCATGTACAAGAACCCCATTAAACTTTTCGGAGGTGAGTCTAGAAGTTTCGTTTCTTTTTCGACTTACTTCTCGTTCTCGACTACGGGCAATGGTGATGGTTTAGATTTCTTTATGGTTCCAAGTGGCTTCAATGTTAGCCAGTTTGGTAATAGTTCATATGGACTTTCTCTAGGATCTGGGAAAAGCAATTTTAAGGTTGTTTCTGTTAAGTTTAATACGTTAAGGGACAGTAAtgatggtttgctgaagaatcATGCACGAATAGGTGTGGGTAGTGTTGTATCAGAGAAATTGAGCAATGCGTCGGCTTATAATTTGGCTCGCAGTAGTGGAAAAATCCATGCTTGGATAGATTACGAAGCGAGTTCAAAGCGGTTAGAGGTTAGGTTGGGCCAAGATGGTAGCTCTAGGCCTTCTAGTCCGTTGCTCTCATATCGAATTGCCCTGTCCAAGGTGTGGGAGAATGAAGAAGTGTTTGTGGGCTTTAGCTCCTCGACTGGGAATTCTTCTGATGCATGTTTTCTGCATTCCTGGAGTTTTAAGATCAGGCATGTTCCGAATTGGATGCATTCGGAGCCATTGGATCCAAAGGCATTTGCTAAAAGCACCAAAACTTTGGAAGCCGAAAAGCGAAGAGATTGTCTCTCAAGAGTGCTGGCTGCAATGATATTCGGTGCTGCCTGTGGAGCTTTGGCGGCATTCACTGTGTTGTATTTGTGGACAGTCTTTGGCCATAGGCGTCCGGTGGTGCCGGAGGAGTTTGCCATGCAGCCCATTGGTTGCGAGTACAAGAAAGTCAAAGtagttgtagataaagcaatCGAAGGTGGCAAGTAG
- the LOC121264451 gene encoding tubulin beta chain-like codes for MREILHIQGGQCGNQIGAKFWEVVCAEHGIDPTGRYQGDSELQLERINVYYNEASCGRYVPRAVLMDLEPGTMDSIRTGPYGQIFRPDNFVFGQSGAGNNWAKGHYTEGAELIDSVLDVVRKEAENCDCLQGFQVCHSLGGGTGSGMGTLLISKIREEYPDRMMLTFSVFPSPKVSDTVVEPYNATLSVHQLVENADECMVLDNEALYDICFRTLKLTTPSFGDLNHLISATMSGVTCCLRFPGQLNSDLRKLAVNLIPFPRLHFFMVGFAPLTSRGSQQYRALTVPELTQQMWDAKNMMCAADPRHGRYLTASAMFRGKMSTKEVDEQMINVQNKNSSYFVEWIPNNVKSTVCDIPPTGLKMASTFIGNSTSIQEMFRRVSEQFTAMFRRKAFLHWYTGEGMDEMEFTEAESNMNDLVSEYQQYQDATADEDEYEEQYEEEEAQDM; via the exons ATGCGTGAGATCCTTCACATCCAAGGTGGGCAATGCGGCAACCAGATCGGTGCCAAGTTCTGGGAAGTGGTGTGTGCTGAGCACGGCATTGACCCGACGGGGAGATACCAGGGCGATTCTGAGCTTCAGTTGGAAAGGATTAACGTTTACTACAATGAGGCTAGCTGTGGCAGGTACGTCCCTCGCGCTGTTCTCATGGATCTGGAGCCTGGTACCATGGACAGCATCAGGACCGGTCCCTACGGCCAGATCTTCAGGCCGGACAATTTCGTTTTCGGTCAATCTGGCGCCGGAAACAATTGGGCCAAGGGTCACTACACAGAAGGCGCAGAGCTCATCGATTCCGTGCTCGATGTGGTCCGTAAAGAGGCAGAGAACTGTGATTGTTTGCAAG GGTTTCAGGTGTGTCATTCTCTAGGAGGAGGAACTGGATCTGGTATGGGTACCCTTTTGATCTCGAAAATCAGAGAGGAATACCCAGACCGAATGATGCTCACCTTCTCCGTCTTCCCATCCCCAAAGGTCTCCGACACCGTTGTTGAGCCTTACAACGCAACCCTGTCCGTCCACCAGCTCGTCGAAAATGCAGATGAGTGCATGGTTCTTGACAACGAAGCTCTTTACGATATTTGCTTCCGCACCCTCAAGCTCACAACCCCAAGCT TTGGAGATCTAAACCATTTGATTTCTGCTACCATGTCTGGGGTCACATGTTGTTTGAGATTCCCTGGCCAGCTTAACTCCGACCTTAGAAAGCTCGCCGTTAATTTAATCCCCTTCCCTAGGCTCCACTTTTTCATGGTGGGTTTCGCCCCTTTGACATCCCGAGGTTCCCAGCAGTACAGAGCCTTGACTGTGCCTGAGCTCACCCAGCAAATGTGGGATGCAAAGAACATGATGTGCGCCGCTGACCCACGACACGGCCGCTATCTCACGGCCTCAGCCATGTTCCGTGGTAAAATGAGCACCAAGGAAGTGGATGAACAAATGATCAATGTTCAGAACAAGAATTCCTCATACTTCGTGGAATGGATTCCCAACAATGTCAAATCCACGGTCTGTGACATTCCACCGACAGGGCTGAAGATGGCTTCGACATTCATTGGGAACTCCACTTCGATCCAGGAAATGTTCCGCCGTGTGAGCGAGCAGTTCACAGCCATGTTCAGGAGAAAGGCCTTCTTGCACTGGTACACAGGGGAAGGTATGGATGAGATGGAGTTCACCGAGGCGGAGAGCAACATGAACGATCTGGTTTCCGAGTATCAGCAGTACCAAGATGCCACCGCCGATGAGGATGAGTATGAGGAGCAAtacgaggaagaagaagctcaaGACATGTAA